In Amycolatopsis sp. EV170708-02-1, the following are encoded in one genomic region:
- a CDS encoding DUF4190 domain-containing protein, translated as MPTDPPLPHPPATRYGPGFAAHGTRHRKPKNGLVIAGFLVGLAALGVAFVPVAGIAAWPLAVIGMILSVIGLTKIKKGEADKKGMGIAGLALSIAGLLAAGGLLVYTSFFATGESGLHIPAVAGDKNTVEFVVSASGGATIRFGSLNDQRTETTPASTDEWRGTASFNSGDYLLTVTADTRNSSVSNQIACTILVNGQKVAENKGQTIALCTAGTG; from the coding sequence ATGCCGACCGATCCACCTCTCCCGCACCCGCCTGCCACCCGCTACGGCCCAGGGTTCGCCGCGCACGGAACACGGCACCGCAAACCCAAGAACGGCCTGGTCATCGCAGGTTTCCTGGTTGGACTGGCGGCGCTCGGGGTCGCCTTCGTCCCGGTCGCCGGGATCGCCGCCTGGCCGCTCGCCGTGATCGGAATGATTCTTTCCGTGATCGGTTTGACCAAAATCAAGAAGGGCGAAGCGGACAAGAAGGGAATGGGGATCGCGGGGCTCGCGCTTTCGATCGCCGGCCTGCTGGCCGCGGGCGGGTTACTGGTCTACACCAGTTTCTTCGCTACCGGCGAGTCGGGGTTGCACATCCCGGCCGTCGCCGGGGACAAGAACACCGTGGAGTTCGTCGTCAGCGCCTCGGGCGGCGCGACCATCCGGTTCGGCTCGCTCAACGACCAGCGGACCGAGACGACCCCGGCCAGCACCGACGAATGGCGCGGTACGGCGTCCTTCAACTCGGGCGACTACCTGCTCACCGTCACCGCGGACACCCGGAACTCGTCGGTCAGCAACCAGATCGCCTGCACGATCCTGGTCAACGGCCAGAAGGTGGCGGAGAACAAGGGGCAGACGATCGCCCTGTGCACCGCCGGCACCGGCT